A window of the Branchiostoma floridae strain S238N-H82 chromosome 12, Bfl_VNyyK, whole genome shotgun sequence genome harbors these coding sequences:
- the LOC118427611 gene encoding glycine-rich RNA-binding, abscisic acid-inducible protein-like isoform X2: MSGEKEPGKLFVGGLSWDTTSEGLESTFSEYGEITDCKVITDRETGRSRGFGFVTFANDSDAANAKKCMDGTELDSRQIRVDYASKKSEGGGGGYRGGRGGGRYGGGGGGYGGGGYGGGGGYGGGRGRRQGGDRYGGGGYGGGRDNQYGDGGGGRSYNRGYNDYQPY; the protein is encoded by the exons ATGTCTGGAGAAAAAGAACCAGG AAAGCTGTTTGTTGGGGGACTGAGCTGGGATACCACATCAG AGGGCCTAGAATCAACCTTCAGCGAGTATGGCGAGATCACAGACTGCAAAGTCATCACCGACAGGGAGACAGGCAGGTCTCG TGGCTTTGGATTTGTAACATTTGCGAACGACAGTGACGCTGCCAATGCCAAGAAGTGTATGGATGGCACCGAGCTTGATAGTAGACAG ATCCGTGTGGACTACGCCAGCAAGAAGAGTGAA GGCGGCGGAGGTGGCTACAGGGGTGGTCGTGGTGGCGGCCGGTATGGTGGCGGTGGTGGTGGATATGGCGGCGGCGGATATGGCGGTGGCGGCGGATATGGTGGTGGCCGTGGAAGACGCCAAGGAGGAGATCGTTACGGAGGTGGAGGTTATGGCGGCGGCCGTGACAACCAGTATGGCGATGGTGGCGGTGGACGGAGCTACAACCGTGGCTACAATGAT TACCAGCCATACTGA
- the LOC118427611 gene encoding glycine-rich RNA-binding, abscisic acid-inducible protein-like isoform X1 has protein sequence MSGEKEPGKLFVGGLSWDTTSEGLESTFSEYGEITDCKVITDRETGRSRGFGFVTFANDSDAANAKKCMDGTELDSRQIRVDYASKKSEGGGGGYRGGRGGGRYGGGGGGYGGGGYGGGGGYGGGRGRRQGGDRYGGGGYGGGRDNQYGDGGGGRSYNRGYNDDSSGYESRQHRYQPY, from the exons ATGTCTGGAGAAAAAGAACCAGG AAAGCTGTTTGTTGGGGGACTGAGCTGGGATACCACATCAG AGGGCCTAGAATCAACCTTCAGCGAGTATGGCGAGATCACAGACTGCAAAGTCATCACCGACAGGGAGACAGGCAGGTCTCG TGGCTTTGGATTTGTAACATTTGCGAACGACAGTGACGCTGCCAATGCCAAGAAGTGTATGGATGGCACCGAGCTTGATAGTAGACAG ATCCGTGTGGACTACGCCAGCAAGAAGAGTGAA GGCGGCGGAGGTGGCTACAGGGGTGGTCGTGGTGGCGGCCGGTATGGTGGCGGTGGTGGTGGATATGGCGGCGGCGGATATGGCGGTGGCGGCGGATATGGTGGTGGCCGTGGAAGACGCCAAGGAGGAGATCGTTACGGAGGTGGAGGTTATGGCGGCGGCCGTGACAACCAGTATGGCGATGGTGGCGGTGGACGGAGCTACAACCGTGGCTACAATGAT GATTCTTCAGGATACGAGTCCCGCCAGCATCGG TACCAGCCATACTGA